In one Desulfocurvus vexinensis DSM 17965 genomic region, the following are encoded:
- a CDS encoding glycosyltransferase family 4 protein, translating to MKILHVAPQLSGGGLEVYLHEAVRRLAALGHASAVLHGRAGGALPAGLAARAYHVPGVTDLGCPGLAARLAEVREVLRAGAPDVILVHGATQHWLVRLLAGAAPLVRFVHDTHCLCPGGGKTLRRSTASGGPEPCPHPLGLACLGRAWTRRCTARDPRVALPLLAHLRANLALYRRRAAMACPSVFMRGLLAHNGFDPARVAVLPHFTTLPAQAPPAPGACGPVVLYAGRVHWGKGLGELLRALALLPPEASLDLAGDGPDLAGVKDLARSLGLEGRVRFHGWLDPPALGALYARAAVVAVPSLVPEAFCMAGIEAMAYGRPVVGADSGAIGEWLEHGVTGWLVPPGDTAALAARLREILFSTELAEEMGTAGRERAERDFTPGAHVSGLVQLLERTARGG from the coding sequence GTGAAAATCCTGCACGTGGCGCCGCAGCTGTCCGGCGGGGGGCTCGAAGTCTACCTGCACGAGGCCGTCCGCCGCCTGGCGGCCCTGGGCCATGCTTCGGCAGTGCTCCATGGCCGCGCGGGGGGCGCGCTGCCCGCCGGTCTCGCGGCCCGGGCGTACCATGTGCCCGGGGTCACGGACCTGGGCTGCCCCGGGCTGGCCGCGCGGCTGGCCGAGGTGCGCGAGGTGCTGCGCGCCGGGGCGCCGGACGTGATCCTGGTCCACGGCGCCACGCAGCACTGGCTGGTGCGCCTTTTGGCCGGGGCCGCGCCCCTGGTGCGCTTCGTCCACGACACCCACTGCCTCTGCCCCGGGGGCGGCAAGACCCTGCGCCGGAGCACGGCCTCGGGCGGGCCCGAGCCCTGCCCGCACCCTCTGGGCCTCGCCTGCCTAGGCCGGGCCTGGACCCGCCGCTGCACGGCGCGCGACCCGCGCGTGGCCCTGCCCCTGCTGGCCCACCTGCGGGCGAACCTGGCCCTGTACCGCCGCCGGGCGGCCATGGCCTGCCCCAGCGTCTTCATGCGCGGGCTGCTGGCGCACAACGGCTTCGACCCCGCGCGGGTCGCGGTGCTGCCGCATTTCACGACCCTGCCCGCCCAGGCCCCCCCGGCCCCGGGGGCCTGCGGGCCCGTGGTGCTCTATGCGGGGCGCGTGCATTGGGGCAAGGGCCTGGGGGAGCTGCTGCGGGCCCTGGCCCTGCTGCCGCCCGAAGCCAGCCTGGACCTGGCCGGGGACGGGCCGGACCTGGCGGGGGTCAAGGATTTGGCGCGCAGCCTGGGCCTGGAGGGCCGGGTGCGCTTCCACGGCTGGCTGGACCCCCCGGCCCTGGGCGCGCTGTATGCCCGGGCGGCGGTGGTGGCCGTGCCGTCCCTGGTGCCCGAGGCCTTCTGCATGGCGGGTATCGAGGCCATGGCCTACGGGCGGCCCGTGGTGGGGGCGGATTCCGGGGCCATCGGCGAATGGCTGGAGCACGGGGTCACGGGCTGGCTGGTGCCGCCGGGGGATACGGCGGCCCTGGCGGCCCGGCTGCGGGAAATTCTTTTCAGCACGGAACTTGCAGAAGAAATGGGCACAGCGGGGCGTGAGCGCGCGGAGCGCGATTTCACCCCTGGCGCGCACGTCTCCGGGTTGGTCCAGCTATTGGAGCGGACAGCCCGGGGCGGCTGA
- a CDS encoding glycosyltransferase family 2 protein, producing the protein MSGAPRATVLTAVYNGAPWLAQSLASVLTQDFADFEFVVVDDASSDESPAILAAVADPRLRVVRNPRNLGLTASLNRGLELARGDVVLRHDADDLSLPGRFARQMALLDARPEVGVCGGFAAMVDGQGRSLDIYRVPVGHGPIAWAVGFGHAFAHPAVAVRTGLLRAVSGYDPAWRVAQDQELWTRLVWTTRMANIPEPLVEYRQHAGMASRVRGAEQRDGDLRARGRFLGRLLGREVPPELLRWNSVPPLPGAPGRPPGADAREIAGFARVVAGALGALRRQFCATRAEARAVGRLAGRKLHALAAGAAGAGAALLAARLLARAVTLDPSLLASAELARAARAARRALGAPGRGRA; encoded by the coding sequence GTGAGCGGCGCGCCCCGGGCCACGGTGCTCACCGCCGTGTACAACGGCGCGCCCTGGCTGGCGCAGTCCCTGGCCAGCGTGCTGACCCAGGATTTCGCGGATTTCGAGTTCGTGGTGGTGGACGACGCCAGCAGCGACGAGAGCCCGGCCATCCTCGCCGCCGTGGCCGACCCGCGCCTGCGCGTGGTGCGCAACCCGCGCAACCTGGGCCTGACCGCCAGCCTGAACCGGGGCCTAGAGCTGGCCCGGGGCGATGTGGTCCTGCGCCACGACGCCGACGACCTGTCGCTGCCCGGGCGCTTCGCGCGGCAGATGGCCCTGCTGGACGCCCGGCCCGAGGTGGGCGTGTGCGGCGGCTTCGCGGCCATGGTGGACGGGCAAGGTAGGTCCCTGGATATCTACCGCGTGCCCGTGGGCCACGGGCCCATCGCCTGGGCCGTGGGTTTCGGCCACGCCTTCGCCCACCCCGCCGTGGCCGTGCGCACCGGGCTGCTGCGCGCCGTGAGCGGCTACGACCCCGCCTGGCGCGTGGCCCAGGACCAGGAGCTGTGGACGCGCCTGGTCTGGACCACGCGCATGGCCAACATTCCCGAGCCGCTGGTGGAATACCGCCAGCATGCGGGCATGGCCTCGCGGGTGCGCGGGGCCGAGCAGCGCGACGGCGACCTGCGGGCGCGCGGCCGGTTCCTGGGCCGCCTGCTGGGCCGCGAGGTGCCGCCGGAGCTTTTGCGCTGGAACAGCGTGCCGCCCCTGCCCGGGGCCCCGGGGCGCCCGCCAGGGGCCGACGCCCGGGAGATTGCGGGCTTTGCGCGGGTCGTCGCGGGCGCCCTGGGCGCGTTGCGCCGCCAGTTCTGCGCCACGCGGGCCGAGGCCCGGGCCGTGGGGAGGCTGGCCGGGCGCAAGCTGCACGCCCTGGCCGCCGGAGCCGCCGGGGCGGGCGCGGCGCTGCTGGCCGCGCGGCTGCTGGCCCGGGCCGTGACCCTGGACCCGTCGCTGCTGGCCTCCGCCGAGCTGGCCCGGGCCGCGCGCGCGGCCCGGCGCGCCCTGGGCGCTCCGGGGAGAGGGCGGGCGTGA